One Mucilaginibacter ginkgonis genomic region harbors:
- a CDS encoding pyridoxamine 5'-phosphate oxidase family protein yields MGCHADGITYVVPVHYVYETPYTYAHLSEGLELNLTRKNPEACFEVDDINDFFNWRAVICWGIFEEIKDINEQQLAMQISFLYFLVE; encoded by the coding sequence ATCGGCTGCCATGCCGACGGCATCACGTATGTTGTCCCTGTTCATTATGTTTATGAAACACCTTACACTTATGCGCATTTATCGGAAGGACTAGAGCTTAATCTCACGCGAAAAAACCCCGAGGCGTGTTTTGAGGTGGATGATATCAATGATTTCTTTAATTGGCGCGCAGTAATATGCTGGGGCATTTTTGAGGAAATTAAAGATATCAATGAACAGCAGCTGGCGATGCAGATAAGCTTCCTCTACTTTCTTGTGGAATAA
- a CDS encoding GAF domain-containing protein, with amino-acid sequence MQTVNRFLKLQISKEAELQKIVEHAALICSAPIALITFMDDQLQHVKFSVGTDLEQINYNHSFCQQTIRQDEVFAVADASVDPYFAENPFVKNEPHIRFYAGAPLITNEGDTIGTVCVYDVKAKTLSDIQRRMLKSLSNQVMHLLEFDASLQLLKEQYVASRNMAITLHSFFESSSSNHVLLDLEMRIVAYNKAFDEFTVNTQGKHLVTGTLLVDYLHMDFRSDYVAAVQKALAGEKVNLEKDLQYGNRRICWYMIFEPAYDRDQQIVGVSFNRIDITARVEQEELVKNQNKSLRKIRKVELHDLEQPAQEIVRLMSEVQNSSIKPELEEVQLLAEAVKELQEKMTA; translated from the coding sequence TTGCAAACGGTTAACCGGTTTTTAAAACTACAGATCAGCAAAGAAGCCGAGCTTCAAAAAATAGTAGAACACGCGGCCTTGATCTGTAGCGCGCCGATTGCTCTGATCACTTTTATGGATGATCAGTTACAGCATGTTAAATTTAGCGTAGGAACTGATCTGGAACAAATAAATTATAACCATTCTTTTTGCCAACAGACTATTAGGCAAGATGAGGTCTTTGCTGTAGCTGATGCCAGCGTTGACCCTTACTTTGCCGAGAACCCTTTTGTAAAAAACGAACCACACATACGTTTTTATGCGGGTGCACCGCTAATTACTAATGAAGGAGATACAATAGGTACGGTGTGTGTTTATGATGTAAAAGCTAAAACACTAAGCGATATTCAGCGGCGTATGCTTAAAAGCTTATCTAATCAGGTTATGCATCTTTTAGAATTTGATGCCAGCCTGCAATTGCTTAAAGAACAATATGTTGCTTCGCGGAATATGGCTATCACACTTCATTCATTTTTTGAAAGCTCAAGTTCCAATCATGTATTACTGGACCTTGAAATGCGAATCGTGGCCTATAATAAAGCATTCGACGAGTTTACCGTTAATACACAGGGAAAACATTTGGTGACGGGCACTTTACTAGTAGATTACCTTCACATGGACTTTCGTTCAGATTACGTCGCTGCCGTCCAAAAAGCGTTGGCAGGTGAAAAAGTCAACCTTGAGAAAGACCTTCAGTATGGAAATCGCCGTATTTGCTGGTATATGATTTTTGAACCGGCTTATGACCGGGATCAACAGATCGTGGGTGTGTCTTTTAACCGGATCGATATCACGGCACGGGTAGAACAGGAAGAGCTGGTTAAAAATCAAAATAAGTCGCTGCGTAAAATAAGAAAAGTTGAACTGCATGACTTAGAGCAACCTGCACAAGAAATTGTGCGGCTAATGAGTGAAGTGCAAAACAGTTCCATTAAACCAGAGTTGGAAGAAGTGCAGCTTTTGGCAGAAGCGGTCAAAGAGTTGCAAGAAAAAATGACAGCGTAA
- a CDS encoding ATP-binding protein — MGLFISNQIVEEHEGKIWVTSTECEGTLFYVRLPRAK, encoded by the coding sequence ATGGGCTTATTTATCTCCAACCAAATCGTTGAAGAGCACGAAGGTAAGATTTGGGTAACCAGCACTGAATGCGAAGGTACTTTATTTTACGTCCGGCTACCGCGTGCTAAGTGA
- a CDS encoding GAF domain-containing protein translates to MPKRELERLQAVNRFLKLKISKEEELQEIVSLAADICGTPTALITLIDSDTQYIPFKQAFNFETTPRSHAFCTHVIEQADFLMVEDTEQDLRFLANPLVTEDPHIRFYAGTPLTTQDGLHLGSLCVINQTPGTLSKEQQQMLQILAEQVIQLLEFDASLEMLKDQFLSAKKEELTMHSFFDSCACAHLLLDLDFKVTAYSKAMSDFIYEHHGIKINSGYSIMELIDPIDRERVTSACNNALQGISTKMERHIEFKNKSYWWDVAIDPARNPDGEIIGVSYNGSDISERIRQKASAEAQRLKLDEIAFNQSHQLRRPVATLKGLLTLIDIEGELQNCGPLKEMQHYVEQLDNKIHLIVDYTNH, encoded by the coding sequence ATGCCTAAACGTGAATTGGAGCGGTTACAGGCCGTTAACCGCTTTTTAAAACTAAAGATTAGCAAAGAAGAGGAGTTACAAGAAATTGTATCCCTTGCTGCCGATATTTGTGGCACACCCACCGCGTTGATTACTCTTATAGACAGCGACACCCAATATATCCCTTTTAAACAAGCCTTTAATTTTGAAACTACGCCCCGCTCCCATGCTTTCTGCACTCATGTGATAGAACAGGCAGATTTTTTGATGGTTGAGGACACAGAACAGGATCTACGATTTTTGGCCAATCCCTTGGTTACCGAAGATCCGCATATCCGTTTTTATGCAGGTACGCCCCTTACAACCCAGGATGGGCTTCATTTAGGAAGCCTCTGTGTTATAAACCAAACTCCAGGAACGCTGAGTAAAGAGCAACAGCAAATGCTGCAAATACTGGCAGAACAGGTTATTCAATTACTTGAGTTTGATGCGAGCCTTGAAATGCTGAAAGATCAATTTCTCTCTGCAAAAAAAGAAGAATTGACCATGCACTCTTTTTTTGATAGTTGCGCATGCGCACACCTGCTTTTGGATCTCGATTTTAAGGTGACAGCCTACAGCAAGGCAATGAGCGATTTTATATACGAACATCACGGCATTAAAATAAATTCAGGGTATTCTATCATGGAACTGATCGACCCAATCGACCGGGAGCGCGTTACTTCAGCCTGTAATAACGCCCTTCAGGGAATATCTACCAAAATGGAAAGGCATATCGAATTTAAGAATAAATCGTACTGGTGGGATGTCGCAATTGACCCTGCACGTAACCCGGATGGTGAAATTATTGGCGTGTCTTATAATGGAAGTGATATCTCTGAACGCATACGGCAAAAGGCCAGTGCCGAAGCACAGCGGCTAAAGCTAGACGAAATTGCTTTTAATCAATCTCACCAGCTCAGAAGACCTGTCGCTACACTCAAAGGATTGCTGACTTTGATCGACATCGAAGGAGAGCTTCAAAACTGCGGTCCTCTGAAAGAAATGCAGCACTATGTCGAACAGTTAGACAATAAAATACATCTGATAGTGGATTATACTAACCATTGA